A segment of the Halovivax limisalsi genome:
ACGGGCGGCGAGGACGCCGTCCGCATCGATCGACCGACCCACGCTATTCCGAACTCGCGTCGGCGGTCGCGGAGGGACGATACGACCGACTCGTGCGGAGCCCCTTCGGAAACGCCCTCGCGACCGTGTTGTCGACGAGAATCGTGACGCGTCCCATTGGTTCACCTGCGGACGTATCCGCCGATCGTTTCTCGGGCGGACCGCGTCGCGAGCCGGGCGATCAGCCTCGCCGGGCCCCGTTTCGGGGCGTCCCGAACCGCGTCGACGGGACTCGGGGATTCGGTCCCGTGGTTGTCGAACGTCCACCCGGTTGCGTCCTCGAACCGCTCGATCGCGCTCGTCGCCCGCTCGAGCACGGCCTCCGGATCCACCGTCTCGATCTCGCCGTCGCGCATCACGACGTCGCCGTCCACGATGACCGTCTGCACGTCGGCGGGGCCGGCCTGGTTCGCCACGTGGGCGAAGGCGTCGTTCACCGGCGCGAATTTTGGCTTCGTCAGATCGAGCACGATCAGGTCGGCCCGTTTTCCCGGTTCGAGGCTGCCGATCTCGTCGCCGACGGAGAGTGCGCGGGCCCCGTCGATGGTGAGCATGCGGACGAGCTCCCTGGCGGTGAACTGTCCCGTTCCCCGTTCGAGGTTGGCGGCGAGTCGAGCTTGCCTGGCTTCGCCGAAGAGGTCGTAGGAATCGTGCCAGTAGTGGTCGTCGAGACCCAGCCCGACGTCGACGCCAGCGTCCCTGAGCGACGGGACCGGGGTCCACTGGTCGTCCGGATTCGGATTCCAGTGACAGAACACGGACGGGCAGTGGACGACCGATGCGTCCGCCCGCGACGTGCGGCGAACGTCCTCGTCGCTCGCCAGTCGGAAGTGGGCCGCGACCAGTCGATCGTCGAGCAATCCCACGTCCTCGAGCAGGTCGAGCGAATCGGCGGCGCCGTTGGCCCGCGCCATCGTGTTACTGGCCTCAAGTTCGAGCAGGTGCGTGTGGACGAGGAGGTCGGGATACTCGGCGGCGAGGTCGGCAACTCGCTCCCACAATTCGCTCGTACACGACCAGTCGTCGTGCGGGCAGATCGTCGCCCGTATCCGTCCGTCGTACGAGCGGTGGTACTCCTCGACGAAGTCCCGCGCTCGCGCGAACTGGTCGTCGACCGGAACGTCCCAGAAGAGATCGGAGAGCGGCGCGCCGAAAAACGCGCGGAGGCCGGCGCGGCCGAAGGCCTCCGCGCCCGGTCGCGGGCGCATGTCCATCGAATTGGTCGTCGTGATCCCTCCCGTCAGGAAGTTCAGCGCGGCGAGTTCGTATCCCGCTTCGATCAGGTACGAGAAGTCGCCGGCGCCGATTCTGCTGTACACTGCCCACAGGTGTCCCCAGAGTTCGAGGAGGCCAAGCTCGCTGACGCCGCCGATAACCGGCGTCAGTTCGAGGTGCGCGTGGGCGTTGACGAGGCCCGGCATGACGAGGGTCCCGGACCCGTCGACGACGACATCCGCGGGGGCGTTCCCGTCGCCGGGCTCCGTCTCGCGAACCGCGGCCAGTCGGCCGTCGGAGACGACGATCGTTCCGCGCTGTAGCAATTCGTTGTCGCCGTCGACCGTCATCACGAGGGCGTCGTGAATGACGACGTCGGGATCGGTGACGGACACCGTCATACCTGATCGTAGGGGCGGGGTCGGGAGGCGCTTCTGCGGGTAATCACCGGCGGCTTTATGTCCTCGCCGGTCGCAGGCAACCGAACGACTGCGGGTGCGTTCCCCATGAAGTATCTTCGCGTGACGGCCACCCCCGATCCTGAACTGGTGCCGCGAGCGTACGAGATCGTCTCCGAGCGCGGGCCGGTAACGGAACTACGCGTTCTCGACTGGAACCTCGCGGCGTCCGGCGCCGGGACCGTGCTGTACGCCGTCGAGGGGTCGGCCACCGACTTTCGGGCGGCTGCGCTCGAGACCGAGGGCGTCGACGGCGTGGCGCTCACCGACGAGGACGCAGATCCGTCCTACGCCCTGCTCGAGGCCCGATCGGCGGCGATGCCGTTCTTCGAGACGATGGTCGCTGCGGTGGCCAGGGCCGGGATGATCGTGCGTCGCCCGCTCGTCTACCGGGACGGCGCCTCGCACGGTCACGTCGTCGGGAAATCGGGTCCCCTTCAGGAGATGCTAACCGAACTTTCGCCCGACGTCGATTTCGACGTGACGGCCGTCGGCGAGTTCCCGTGTCCGGCGGAGGATCGTTCGACGCGGCTCACGGACCGACAGCGGGAGGTGGTCCAGGTCGCCCTCGCCATGGGATACTACGAACGACCGCGGCGAATCACCCACGAGGAGATCGCCGCCGAACTCGACTGCGGGGTGAGTACGGTCACCGAGCACTTACAAAAGGCCGAAGACAAACTGATCCGGTCGGCGATCGGCGACGAGATCCGGCACTGCGGGGTCCGAGGGTAGATGGCGGGCAGCGGTCTCCGATCGTCGGATCGCTATCGCCGCGACCTCGGGTCGTCCTCACCTCCGAGGCGTTCCCGGTCCGCGGGACCCCGCGGACATCCGGGATACGGAGTCGCGGGGTTCCGTCGAACGTGGCGAATCACCCGCCGATCGCTCCCGATGCGAGCGGTTCCGAATCCGGTTTCGACCGACCGCTCAGTACTCGCTGTCGGGCACGACCACGACCTTTCCGAAGCCCTCGCGTTCCTCCAGGAGCTCGTGCGCGCGAGCGGACTCGCTCATCGGGAGGACCTCGCGGATCGCCGGTTCGAACGTGCCGTCCCAGACGAGGTCCATGACGTCGTCGACCTGGCCCGGCGTGGCCATCGTCGAGCCGACGATCGAGAGCTGGTTCCAGAAGATCCGCGGGATGTCCGTCTCCGGGTTCGGCCCCGTCGTCCCGCCACAGGTGACCAGTCGGCCGCCCTTCGCGAGGCTCTTGATCGAGTCGCGCCAGGTGGCCGCGCCGACGTGGTCGACGACGACGTCGACGCCGCGCTTGCCGGTCTCCGCGCGGATCCACTCGGCGAAGTTCTCCTCCTCGTAGTTGCAGACGTGGTCGGCGCCGTATTCGCGGGCGGCCTCGAGTTTGGCCTCGGTCGAGCCGGTGGCGAAGACCTCGGCGCCGACGTAGTCGGCGATCTGGACCGCCGCGTGGCCGACGCCGCCGCTCGCGCCCAACACGAGGATCGATTCGGTCGGGCGCAGGTCGGCCCGGTCGACGAGCATGCGCCAGGCCGTCTGGAAGACCAGACAGGCCGAGCCCGCGACGGTCCAGTCGACGCCGTCGGGGACGGGAATCAGGTTGTCCTCGGGCACCGCCGCCCGCTCTGCGTGGACGCCGGGAACGTGTTCGCCGATGACGTGGTAGTTCACGCACAGCGTCGGGTCCCCGTCGCGACAGAATTCACAGCGGCCGCAGCTGACGCCC
Coding sequences within it:
- a CDS encoding helix-turn-helix domain-containing protein; this encodes MKYLRVTATPDPELVPRAYEIVSERGPVTELRVLDWNLAASGAGTVLYAVEGSATDFRAAALETEGVDGVALTDEDADPSYALLEARSAAMPFFETMVAAVARAGMIVRRPLVYRDGASHGHVVGKSGPLQEMLTELSPDVDFDVTAVGEFPCPAEDRSTRLTDRQREVVQVALAMGYYERPRRITHEEIAAELDCGVSTVTEHLQKAEDKLIRSAIGDEIRHCGVRG
- a CDS encoding zinc-binding dehydrogenase encodes the protein MDAVTFTGHGGRDVIEYGERPEPTVGDDEVLVDVKAGALNHLDVWTRGGLPTLDLDMPHIPGSDGAGVVEAVGDAVTRFDIGDRVAVSAGVSCGRCEFCRDGDPTLCVNYHVIGEHVPGVHAERAAVPEDNLIPVPDGVDWTVAGSACLVFQTAWRMLVDRADLRPTESILVLGASGGVGHAAVQIADYVGAEVFATGSTEAKLEAAREYGADHVCNYEEENFAEWIRAETGKRGVDVVVDHVGAATWRDSIKSLAKGGRLVTCGGTTGPNPETDIPRIFWNQLSIVGSTMATPGQVDDVMDLVWDGTFEPAIREVLPMSESARAHELLEEREGFGKVVVVPDSEY
- a CDS encoding amidohydrolase family protein translates to MTVSVTDPDVVIHDALVMTVDGDNELLQRGTIVVSDGRLAAVRETEPGDGNAPADVVVDGSGTLVMPGLVNAHAHLELTPVIGGVSELGLLELWGHLWAVYSRIGAGDFSYLIEAGYELAALNFLTGGITTTNSMDMRPRPGAEAFGRAGLRAFFGAPLSDLFWDVPVDDQFARARDFVEEYHRSYDGRIRATICPHDDWSCTSELWERVADLAAEYPDLLVHTHLLELEASNTMARANGAADSLDLLEDVGLLDDRLVAAHFRLASDEDVRRTSRADASVVHCPSVFCHWNPNPDDQWTPVPSLRDAGVDVGLGLDDHYWHDSYDLFGEARQARLAANLERGTGQFTARELVRMLTIDGARALSVGDEIGSLEPGKRADLIVLDLTKPKFAPVNDAFAHVANQAGPADVQTVIVDGDVVMRDGEIETVDPEAVLERATSAIERFEDATGWTFDNHGTESPSPVDAVRDAPKRGPARLIARLATRSARETIGGYVRR